The Sulfurospirillum sp. UCH001 genome segment GTAGACAAGGCTGGCTCGATCAGGACGTTTGTTATTGATGCCACCAGGGGTGTAATCATCACTGTTTCTAAATTTTTTTGTTGCAGTATAGTTCGATACCATAGAATCAACACTGCCTCCACTCACACCCCAAAAAAGGCGTGGTTCTCCCAAACGTGTAATGTCAACACCGCTTTTAACATCAGGTTGACCGATGATGCCTACTTTATACCCAGCATGCTCTAGCACACGACCGACAACGGAAACGCCCATATAAGGGCTATCGATATACGCATCTGAGGTGATAAGTATGATGTCCAGTTGCGACCATCCTCTTTGTTTCATCTCTTCGTGTGTTGTAACTAAAAACATGCTTTTCCTCTATCGCTAATATAGATATAAATATAGCACAACACCTCTATGTTTTGGCTTTTTTAAGATTGTTAGTAGTAATATCACAGCAATTATCATTTGGAGGATAAGTTTGAAAAATTCACTCTATTTTAACATTAAAGTAGAAGAGGGCATCTTCGATAAAATCGTAGCTGAACAACAAAGCATTGGTTATTATACATTGCCAGAACAAGATATTAGCGAGCTTGTAAACTACTTAGAAGATTTTAAATCTAAAAACGATTACGATGCGATCAAAGATATCGCCATTATTGGTATTGGTGGAAGTTCACTAGGACCTAAAGCGATTTTTAGAGCATTGCAAGGTATTCGTGATTTTGACAAACGATTGCACCTTTTTGAAAGTACTGATCCTGCATCGATTCGTTCAACACTCAACAAATTAGACATTAAAAATACGCATTTCTTTGTTATCAGTAAATCAGGTACAACCATTGAGACAATCTCTGTGTACAAATATGTTCTCTCTTTATTGAAAGCAAAAGACATCTCTTTAGATTATCGTTTTACGTTTGTAACAGATAGTGGTTCAAAACTTGAAGCACATGCAAAAACGTTTAACTCTTTTGTTCTTCACATTCCTGTCAATGTCGGTGGACGTTTTTCAGTACTGAGTGCCGCAGGACTTGCGCCATTATTCCTTGTTGGTGTCGATATTCAACGATTATTAGATGGTGCAAGAGCAATTAAAAAAAGCTTCTTTGAAGATGGTTATATCAAAGAAACTTTGATGAAAAAAGCAACCTATTATGCTAAAAACTCTATGCATTATAATATCAATACACTTTTTGCTTACTCTGAGAGCTTAGACTGTTTTACAGATTGGTATGTACAACTTTGGGGCGAGAGTTTAGGTAAAAAGCAACGCCATAGTAGTTTCAACGTAGGTCTTACACCGGTTGGACTCATCGGTCCAAAAGATCAGCACTCCTTTTTACAGCTTATTGTAGAAGGTCTACGTGATAAGAGTGTTACTGTTCTTAAGATTGATAACTTTGACGATAAAATCAAAATTCCTTCTATCACACTTAAAGAGCTTGAGGGATTAGATCTAATGAATGGCATCGCATTCTGTGATCTTATCAATATGCAAGCAGACTCAACCATTGAAGCACTTCTCGATAAAAAAGATATCCCTATCGACACCATTACATTGCAACACATTGATGAAGAAAACATTGGTAAGTTGATTTTCTATTATGAGCTTCTCACATCACTTGTTGGTCAAATGATGAATGTTAATACGTACGACCAACCAGGTGTTGAGAGTGGTAAGAAAATTTTAGAGGGTAAATTAATCGAAGAGAAAAAGAATTTTCCTAAAAAAGGAAAATAAATTGCTATAAGGCTGGGAGAATATAACTCCCAGCTCTTATTATTCTGCTATAAAAACAAGCGCTTGTTCATACAAAGCTGAACCCATTTTCCCCCACATTGAAAAGAGATGAACTTCTTGTTCGCTTATATTAAAGTGGTGTGCGATTTTATCAATGATTTTATGTTCATATATGCCAAACTTATCATCGACATGCACCAAGACCATCAATGCAAGTAGGACAATTCTTTGACTTTTTGATGATGAAAAAATGGCTAAAATATCTTCCAATACGAAATTTTTTACATCAATCTCAATATTTTCAATGCCCATTTCCGTGCAGTATTCATCAACAACTTCACGCTCTTTTGGTCCATATTCTCCGTCAAGTTGGGCGACATATTGTGCAAGTTGTAAAAAAGCAAATTTTTCTTCGGTTTTGAGTTTCATAAGTAACAATTTGTACTCCTTTGATATTAAATCCCCATAATTATAGTAAAACATTTTAAATGAACATTAATAAACATGGTAAAATGAATGAAAGTGCATTTTGAAGGAAAGACCGTGGATAAAAAATTACGTAAAAGTGAAAAGATTTTAGACGCAGCATTGATGCTCTTTTCAACGCAAGGCTTTTATGCAACGACGATTCCTGATATTGCGAAAGCCATGGGGATGAGTGTTGGAAATATTTATAACTACTTTTCTTCTAAGGAGATGCTTGCAAAGGAAATTATCAAGTATTCTTCCGATATTTTAGGCTCCGAAATTCGTAAAGTCAATGAAAGTGAGGGGAGTGCAAAAGAAAAAATTCGTAAAATTGTAGCACTCTATTTTGAGATGGCATCTTCAAAACCACAACATATTAACTACTTTTTACGTGTGTATCTTGCCAACAAAGAGGTATTTAAAGATGGTTGTGAAGGAATGGTCTGTGTTTCTTCCTTTATAACAGAGCTAATGATTTTCTTTGAAGAAGGCGTTGCAAAAGGAGAACTTCGCAATCAAGATTTCTTTTCTGCCTTTGGGCTTTTTATGGGGTATTTAGGCGGTTTTGTATTTTTAAGTGGCGAGGGAGTGCTTGATAAGCCATTAACCCATTATGTGGATGAAATTTCACTTAATATTTATAACGCACTCAAACAACAATAATGTCTCATAAATCTTCTATTATTTGGCTTCAAGGGCTTACGTGTAATGGCAATAGCCACTCATTTTTAAATTATACACATATGCCAAGTTTTGCGGCATCTTTTGATATGTTATACCATCCTTTATGGTGCAGTAATGAAGAGTTTTTATCACTTTTAAATAGTGAAAAAACATTTGATTTTCTTATTCTAGAAGGCGCTCTTAGTCACGATGAGCGTTTACTTCAACGCTTTAATCTTCCTTTCTTTGAAATTCTAGATAACCTTTCTGCTCGTGCAAAACATATTATATGTGCGGGGAGTTGTGCAAGTTTTGGTGGTATCTTTAGATTGCGTGACCCACAAAAAATTACAGGAGCACTCTTTAGCGGTAAAGAGAAGGGTGGTTATTGGTTAGAAAAAAACAATGTGATTAACATTACAGGTTGCCCCGTACATCCGAGGTGGTTAGTAGAAACACTGATGACATTACATAATGGTGAACACGTATCCTTAGATGAGTATTTGCGTCCGAAAGAAGTCTTTTCATATTTGGCGCATCATGGATGTTTGAGAAATGAATACTTTGAATGGAAAGTCGATAGCAAACAGCTTGGAGAGCGAGAGGGGTGTTTATTTTATGAACATGGTTGTTTAGGACCTATGAGCCATGCCAATTGTAATAAAATTCTATGGAATGATATCAGCTCAAAGACACGAGCGGGATCTCCTTGTTTAGGGTGTACTGAGTTTGATTTTCCACGTCGAGCGCTCTATGAAACCCAAAAAAATATGTCCTTACCACAAACACCTTTTGGGATTAGTAAACGTGCTTACTACACCCTTGCAGGTGTTGCAAAAAGTTTTAAGATAGATAGACTTGAAAAGAAGTTGATTGATGAAGATAACTAAAGAGATTATTGAACGTATTGAAGGTGAAGCAACCTTAGAGTTGGAATGGGAAAATGAGCAGGTCAGTTTTGCCAAAATTAAATTTTTTAATTACAGAGGCATTGAAGAGATTTTAAAAAAACGTCCACTGCTAGATGCATTAGCGCTTACTCCTAGAGTATGTGGTATATGCTCACATTCTCATGCTATCGCTTCTGTTTTGGCGATTGAGGCGTGTTATAAAAATGCTGGAGAGCTTTTAACGATAAGCCAAAAAGCAAAAGACATTCGAGAAATCGCACTGAATGCCGAGAAAATTCACAATCATATTAAATGGTATTTTTTTACCATACTTCCTGAACTCAAAAAAATTAGCGATACATCTTATAAAGGGAATGCTTTTAAGGACAAACAATGGTTTGAGGCTCAACAAGCTGTCATTCAAACACTTAAAATGGGTTCTCATTTTACCGGACAATGGCCACATGGCTCTTTTGTTATGGCTGGTGGAGTAACGTGTGATCCTCTAAAAAGCGATATTATAGGTGCATTAGGTTGCTTGGATGCTGTCATCGCCTTTTGTGAAGAGCACTTCTATGGAATGCACTTAGAGGAGTTTTTGAGCTTTGACTCAGCACTGCAAGTTATGTCAGCTCCCTCTGCTTTGTCATATGGCATTGATGAAATGATTAAGTATGGCTTTGATCGTTTAGGACGAAGTTTTGATCGTTTTTTAGCTTTAGGAGAGTCGTATCGTTATGAGGGAAGCCTCAAGGCGGC includes the following:
- a CDS encoding glucose-6-phosphate isomerase; translated protein: MKNSLYFNIKVEEGIFDKIVAEQQSIGYYTLPEQDISELVNYLEDFKSKNDYDAIKDIAIIGIGGSSLGPKAIFRALQGIRDFDKRLHLFESTDPASIRSTLNKLDIKNTHFFVISKSGTTIETISVYKYVLSLLKAKDISLDYRFTFVTDSGSKLEAHAKTFNSFVLHIPVNVGGRFSVLSAAGLAPLFLVGVDIQRLLDGARAIKKSFFEDGYIKETLMKKATYYAKNSMHYNINTLFAYSESLDCFTDWYVQLWGESLGKKQRHSSFNVGLTPVGLIGPKDQHSFLQLIVEGLRDKSVTVLKIDNFDDKIKIPSITLKELEGLDLMNGIAFCDLINMQADSTIEALLDKKDIPIDTITLQHIDEENIGKLIFYYELLTSLVGQMMNVNTYDQPGVESGKKILEGKLIEEKKNFPKKGK
- a CDS encoding TerB family tellurite resistance protein — translated: MKLKTEEKFAFLQLAQYVAQLDGEYGPKEREVVDEYCTEMGIENIEIDVKNFVLEDILAIFSSSKSQRIVLLALMVLVHVDDKFGIYEHKIIDKIAHHFNISEQEVHLFSMWGKMGSALYEQALVFIAE
- a CDS encoding TetR/AcrR family transcriptional regulator; the protein is MDKKLRKSEKILDAALMLFSTQGFYATTIPDIAKAMGMSVGNIYNYFSSKEMLAKEIIKYSSDILGSEIRKVNESEGSAKEKIRKIVALYFEMASSKPQHINYFLRVYLANKEVFKDGCEGMVCVSSFITELMIFFEEGVAKGELRNQDFFSAFGLFMGYLGGFVFLSGEGVLDKPLTHYVDEISLNIYNALKQQ
- a CDS encoding nickel-dependent hydrogenase large subunit, translating into MKITKEIIERIEGEATLELEWENEQVSFAKIKFFNYRGIEEILKKRPLLDALALTPRVCGICSHSHAIASVLAIEACYKNAGELLTISQKAKDIREIALNAEKIHNHIKWYFFTILPELKKISDTSYKGNAFKDKQWFEAQQAVIQTLKMGSHFTGQWPHGSFVMAGGVTCDPLKSDIIGALGCLDAVIAFCEEHFYGMHLEEFLSFDSALQVMSAPSALSYGIDEMIKYGFDRLGRSFDRFLALGESYRYEGSLKAAKTTVLGADLKYVHESTEHTFFEDKHKGYTYSKSAMYRRNYCEVGPLARMMVSKDALMRDFHRRFKDAALTRVVARAVECAHLLLRTKTLLAQLNLKEPSLILPKRDIYSLSGEGIGVIEAPRGSLIHYVVAQQGVIESYDIITPTVWNLGNGDKENPSTAQKAIIGLNSFTKADFILKSFDVCSVCTTQ